The Gordonibacter urolithinfaciens genome contains a region encoding:
- a CDS encoding MGMT family protein — protein MGDFSERVFAVVRQVPHGKVASYGQVARLIGAPRSARYVGYALHANTDPGAEVNHIPCHRIVFKDGGLCRGYAFGGPDVQREMLEEEGVTFSDDEHVDMGACQWDGRLDSDGGDGNVPLAPPPDFDWERELGD, from the coding sequence ATGGGCGATTTCTCGGAGCGGGTGTTCGCGGTGGTGCGGCAGGTGCCGCACGGCAAAGTGGCATCGTACGGGCAGGTGGCGCGCCTGATAGGCGCTCCGCGGTCGGCCCGCTACGTGGGCTACGCGCTGCACGCGAACACCGACCCGGGCGCCGAGGTGAACCACATCCCCTGCCATCGCATCGTGTTCAAGGACGGAGGCCTGTGCCGCGGCTACGCCTTCGGCGGCCCCGACGTGCAGCGCGAGATGCTGGAAGAGGAGGGCGTCACGTTCTCCGATGACGAGCACGTGGACATGGGCGCCTGCCAATGGGACGGCCGGCTGGACTCCGACGGAGGCGATGGGAACGTGCCGCTGGCGCCTCCCCCCGACTTCGACTGGGAACGCGAGCTGGGCGACTGA
- a CDS encoding NAD(P)/FAD-dependent oxidoreductase, translating to MLEVSNMRLPLDAGLPGAAGERLVREAAAQALGVPAAEVAAVRVLKRSVDARKKRDVRFVAALGVELADAAAEDRALAAAQARGGAGAAKGTHVKRRVPYEPLAVPRAGAAAGAEPRPVVVGAGPAGLFCALYLARAGLRPLVLERGSDVDERLAAVAAFDAGGDLDPHTNIQFGEGGAGTFSDGKLTTNIKNPLAPHVLRWFVDAGAPEEILWQAKPHIGTDLLVDVVRRLRGQIIAAGGEVRFNAQLAGLRFEDGALVEAEARDVRTGRTERMPARRVVLACGHSARDTFELVHEAGLALEQKPFSVGVRIEHLQRSVDEAQYGAAAAHPALGAADYKLAVHLPARGGEDAGSDGGFGRSRGGGAGGEGRGVYTFCMCPGGQVVCAASEAGGVVVNGMSRFARDGENANSALLVGVGPEDFGSDHPLAGVELQRRMERAAYEAAVAAGGAPYQAPAQTVGDFLAGRAGGPSAAVRPTYARGVAWCDLRDCLPPFVADALAEALPLLDARMHGFADADAVMTGVETRSSSPVRIVRDEGLQAVMAGSGAAAAQRGGVGAASARRTAGDAASGSRPSVAGEPCGSGLYPCGEGAGYAGGIMSAACDGLRVAQAVAGDVAC from the coding sequence ATGCTCGAGGTGTCCAACATGAGGCTGCCGCTCGACGCAGGGCTGCCGGGTGCGGCGGGCGAACGGCTCGTGCGCGAGGCGGCAGCCCAGGCGCTGGGCGTGCCGGCGGCCGAGGTGGCGGCAGTGCGCGTGCTCAAGCGCAGCGTGGACGCGCGCAAGAAGCGCGACGTGCGCTTCGTGGCCGCCCTTGGCGTGGAGCTGGCGGACGCGGCGGCCGAGGACCGTGCGCTCGCGGCGGCGCAGGCCCGCGGTGGGGCGGGCGCCGCGAAGGGCACGCACGTCAAGCGCCGCGTCCCCTACGAGCCGCTCGCGGTGCCGCGCGCGGGGGCCGCCGCCGGGGCGGAGCCGCGCCCGGTGGTGGTGGGAGCGGGGCCGGCGGGGCTGTTCTGCGCGCTCTACCTGGCGCGGGCCGGGCTGCGACCGCTCGTGCTGGAGCGCGGCAGCGACGTGGACGAGCGCTTGGCCGCCGTGGCCGCGTTCGATGCGGGCGGCGACCTGGACCCGCACACGAACATCCAGTTCGGCGAGGGCGGGGCCGGCACGTTCTCGGACGGCAAGCTCACCACGAACATCAAGAACCCGCTCGCGCCGCACGTGCTGCGGTGGTTCGTGGACGCAGGCGCGCCCGAGGAGATACTCTGGCAGGCAAAGCCCCACATCGGGACCGACCTGCTGGTTGACGTGGTGCGGCGGCTGCGCGGCCAGATAATCGCGGCGGGCGGCGAGGTGCGGTTCAACGCGCAGCTCGCGGGCCTGCGGTTCGAGGACGGCGCGCTTGTCGAGGCGGAGGCGCGGGACGTGCGCACGGGCCGCACAGAGCGCATGCCGGCGCGGCGCGTCGTGCTGGCATGCGGGCACTCCGCGCGCGACACGTTCGAGCTCGTGCACGAGGCGGGCTTGGCGCTGGAGCAGAAGCCGTTCTCGGTGGGCGTGCGCATCGAGCACCTCCAGCGCTCCGTGGACGAGGCCCAGTACGGAGCGGCCGCCGCGCACCCGGCGCTCGGCGCGGCCGACTACAAGCTGGCGGTGCACCTGCCCGCGCGAGGGGGCGAGGACGCAGGGTCCGACGGCGGCTTCGGCAGGAGCCGCGGCGGCGGCGCAGGCGGCGAGGGCCGCGGCGTGTACACGTTCTGCATGTGCCCGGGCGGGCAGGTGGTGTGCGCGGCCAGCGAGGCGGGCGGCGTGGTGGTGAACGGCATGAGCCGCTTCGCGCGCGACGGCGAGAACGCGAACAGCGCGCTGCTGGTGGGCGTGGGGCCGGAGGACTTCGGGAGCGACCACCCGCTGGCGGGCGTGGAGCTGCAGCGCCGCATGGAGCGGGCGGCCTACGAGGCGGCCGTGGCGGCCGGCGGCGCGCCGTACCAGGCCCCCGCGCAGACGGTGGGCGACTTCCTGGCCGGCCGTGCGGGCGGTCCGAGCGCCGCGGTGCGCCCCACGTACGCGCGTGGCGTGGCGTGGTGCGACCTGCGGGACTGCCTGCCGCCGTTCGTGGCCGACGCGCTGGCCGAGGCGCTGCCGCTTCTCGACGCAAGGATGCACGGCTTCGCCGATGCCGACGCCGTCATGACCGGCGTGGAGACGCGTAGCTCCAGCCCCGTGCGCATCGTGCGCGACGAGGGTCTGCAGGCCGTGATGGCGGGCAGCGGGGCCGCGGCTGCGCAACGCGGCGGCGTCGGGGCTGCAAGCGCCCGGCGCACGGCCGGCGATGCGGCTTCCGGTTCGCGCCCGTCCGTCGCCGGCGAGCCCTGCGGCAGCGGCCTCTACCCCTGCGGCGAGGGTGCCGGCTATGCCGGCGGCATCATGAGCGCCGCCTGCGACGGCCTGCGCGTGGCCCAGGCGGTGGCGGGCGACGTCGCCTGCTAG
- a CDS encoding alanine/glycine:cation symporter family protein has protein sequence MDIVQLITDIDAFVWGPPMIVILLGSHLFLTFRTGFIQRKLPTAIKLSVTKDPDAPGDISQFGALCTALSATIGTGNIVGVATAILAGGPGAVLWMWLTGVFGMATKYSETFAAVKYRVKDHNGNMLGGAMYAWRRAFEKDGKTPWWGLLGAGAFALFATVASFGIGSAVQSSAMTGIITSNFPGIPAWGIGLAIVIMVSIVIFGGVKVISKVCEKLVPFMAIAYAWGCIVIIGMNWEYVWPAICLIFECAFTPKAAFGGAVGSGIMMALQFGCARGLFSNESGLGSAPIVASAASTRNPARQALVSMTGTFWDTVVICALTGIVLVSTLIANPGILESGQIKAGADLTSAAFASIPYVGTPILVIGMILFAYSTILGWSYYGNRCAAYLFGKHAVRPYQVLYVIVAFLGAIGIGDLVWTISDITNALMAVPNIIVVLMLSGLIARETKHYVWDKNLDEVDETPIPVLESK, from the coding sequence ATGGACATCGTCCAGCTCATCACCGACATCGACGCGTTCGTGTGGGGTCCGCCGATGATCGTGATCCTTCTGGGGTCGCACCTGTTCCTGACGTTCCGCACGGGCTTCATCCAGCGCAAGCTGCCCACGGCCATCAAGCTGTCGGTGACGAAGGACCCGGACGCCCCGGGCGACATCAGCCAGTTCGGCGCGCTGTGCACGGCGCTGTCGGCCACCATCGGCACGGGCAACATCGTGGGCGTGGCCACCGCCATCCTGGCGGGCGGGCCCGGCGCCGTGCTGTGGATGTGGCTAACCGGCGTGTTCGGCATGGCCACGAAGTACTCCGAGACGTTCGCCGCGGTGAAGTACCGCGTGAAGGACCACAACGGCAACATGCTCGGCGGCGCGATGTACGCGTGGCGCCGCGCCTTCGAGAAGGACGGCAAGACGCCGTGGTGGGGCCTGCTGGGCGCCGGCGCGTTCGCGCTGTTCGCCACCGTCGCGTCGTTCGGCATCGGCTCGGCCGTGCAGTCCAGCGCCATGACGGGCATCATCACGTCGAACTTCCCGGGCATTCCCGCATGGGGCATCGGCCTGGCCATCGTCATCATGGTGTCCATCGTCATCTTCGGCGGCGTGAAGGTCATCTCGAAGGTGTGCGAGAAGCTCGTGCCTTTCATGGCCATCGCCTACGCGTGGGGTTGCATCGTCATCATCGGCATGAACTGGGAGTACGTATGGCCCGCCATCTGCCTCATCTTCGAGTGCGCCTTCACGCCGAAGGCGGCGTTCGGGGGCGCGGTGGGCAGCGGCATCATGATGGCCCTGCAGTTCGGCTGCGCGCGCGGCCTGTTCTCCAACGAGTCGGGCCTGGGCTCGGCGCCCATCGTGGCCTCGGCGGCATCCACGCGCAACCCGGCGCGCCAGGCGCTCGTGTCCATGACCGGCACGTTCTGGGACACCGTGGTCATCTGCGCGCTCACGGGCATCGTGCTGGTGTCCACGCTCATCGCGAATCCCGGCATCCTGGAGTCCGGGCAGATCAAAGCCGGCGCCGACCTGACGAGCGCCGCCTTCGCGTCCATTCCCTACGTGGGCACGCCCATCCTGGTCATCGGCATGATCCTGTTCGCGTACTCCACGATCCTCGGCTGGTCGTACTACGGCAACCGTTGCGCCGCGTACCTGTTCGGCAAGCATGCCGTGCGCCCCTACCAGGTGCTCTATGTCATCGTGGCGTTCCTGGGCGCCATCGGCATCGGCGACTTGGTGTGGACCATCTCGGACATCACGAACGCGCTCATGGCAGTGCCTAACATCATCGTGGTGCTCATGCTGTCGGGCCTGATCGCCCGGGAGACGAAGCATTACGTGTGGGACAAGAACCTGGACGAGGTGGACGAGACGCCCATCCCCGTGCTGGAATCGAAGTAG
- a CDS encoding ABC transporter ATP-binding protein, with protein MANVVEAVDLHRIYESASGYTHALRGVSLTVAQGEFLAIMGPSGSGKSTLMNLLGCLDTPTRGRYLLEGIDVADYRDDELAEIRATRLGFVFQSFNLLPRATVLRNVVLPLIYTACPRKERELRAHAALRSVSLDERLYDHRSNELSGGQMQRVAIARALVNDPALILADEPTGNLDTATGDMVLNTFKRLRDAGKTIVLITHEPDVAAHADRVVHIRDGRLYEGERA; from the coding sequence ATGGCCAACGTGGTTGAAGCCGTCGACCTGCACCGCATCTACGAGAGCGCTTCGGGCTACACGCACGCCCTGCGCGGCGTGTCGCTGACGGTGGCGCAGGGCGAGTTCCTCGCCATCATGGGCCCGTCGGGCTCGGGCAAGTCCACGCTCATGAACCTGCTGGGCTGCCTCGACACGCCCACGCGCGGGCGCTACCTCCTCGAGGGCATCGACGTGGCCGACTATCGCGACGACGAGCTCGCCGAGATCCGCGCCACGCGCCTCGGCTTCGTGTTCCAGTCGTTCAACCTGCTGCCGCGCGCCACCGTGCTGCGCAACGTGGTGCTGCCGCTCATCTACACGGCCTGCCCGCGCAAGGAGCGCGAGCTGCGCGCCCATGCGGCGCTGCGCAGCGTGTCGCTCGACGAGCGGCTGTACGACCACCGCAGCAACGAGCTGTCCGGCGGCCAGATGCAGCGCGTCGCCATCGCGCGCGCCCTCGTGAACGACCCGGCGCTCATCCTGGCCGACGAGCCCACCGGCAACCTCGACACCGCCACGGGCGACATGGTGCTGAACACGTTCAAGCGTCTGCGGGATGCGGGCAAGACCATCGTGCTCATCACGCACGAGCCCGACGTAGCCGCCCATGCCGACCGCGTGGTGCACATTCGCGACGGGCGATTGTACGAAGGGGAGCGCGCATGA
- a CDS encoding aminoacetone oxidase family FAD-binding enzyme, with product MGRLAIIGGGAAGLAAAVTAACELRMLGVPGDVAVYEADERVGRSILATGNGRCNFSNARIDAGAYRNAAFVGSALGALTAGSDPVHAFFADLGLVWREEGEGRLYPLANKATSVLDVLRAAAADFGVREACGRRAVRLDVPDRPGGRFHIRFADGTVGHADAVVLATGGRTARELLPEGIGFAAARPVLGPLRTATDVVRHLNNLRVRCAVTLAGPDGAPKAREAGELLFRDYGVSGIAVFNLSRFAEPGDRLLVDLLPQMPEGDCAGFLHARRRRLSADGRPLSREAFLRGMLLSAVARAVLEEAGLAPGAPLAKRDVPALAAALKAFPLEVRGIGDERQCQVRRGGADVAAFDPRTLEARAVPGLHVVGEALDVDAPCGGYNLHWAWASGILAGRAAAARLMGSDDVAQGEGR from the coding sequence ATGGGCCGGTTGGCGATCATTGGCGGCGGGGCGGCGGGGCTGGCGGCGGCCGTGACGGCTGCCTGCGAGCTGCGCATGCTCGGCGTTCCCGGCGACGTGGCGGTGTACGAGGCCGACGAGCGGGTGGGGCGCTCCATCCTGGCCACGGGCAATGGGCGGTGCAACTTCTCGAACGCGCGCATCGATGCAGGAGCCTACCGCAACGCGGCGTTCGTGGGCTCGGCGCTCGGTGCGTTGACGGCCGGCTCGGACCCGGTGCATGCGTTCTTCGCCGACCTGGGGCTCGTGTGGCGCGAGGAGGGCGAAGGGAGGCTCTACCCGCTGGCCAACAAGGCGACGAGCGTGCTCGACGTGCTGCGGGCGGCTGCGGCGGACTTCGGCGTGCGGGAGGCGTGCGGGCGGCGCGCCGTGCGGCTTGACGTGCCCGATCGTCCGGGCGGTCGCTTTCACATCCGCTTCGCCGACGGGACGGTGGGGCATGCCGACGCCGTGGTGCTCGCCACCGGCGGCCGGACGGCGCGCGAGCTGCTGCCGGAGGGCATCGGCTTTGCCGCCGCGCGCCCGGTGCTCGGCCCGCTGCGCACCGCCACCGACGTGGTGAGGCACCTGAACAACCTGCGCGTGCGCTGCGCCGTGACGCTTGCGGGGCCCGACGGCGCGCCCAAGGCGCGCGAGGCGGGCGAGCTGCTGTTCCGCGACTACGGCGTGTCGGGCATCGCGGTGTTCAACCTGTCGCGCTTTGCCGAGCCGGGCGACCGGCTGCTCGTGGACCTGCTGCCGCAGATGCCCGAAGGAGACTGCGCGGGTTTCCTGCATGCGCGCCGCAGGCGCCTTTCGGCCGACGGCCGCCCGCTTTCGCGCGAGGCGTTCCTGCGCGGCATGCTGCTGTCGGCGGTGGCGCGCGCCGTGCTGGAGGAAGCAGGGCTTGCGCCCGGGGCGCCCCTCGCCAAGCGCGATGTGCCGGCGCTGGCCGCCGCGCTCAAGGCGTTCCCGCTGGAGGTGCGCGGCATAGGCGACGAGCGCCAATGCCAGGTGCGGCGCGGCGGCGCGGACGTGGCCGCGTTCGACCCGCGCACGCTGGAGGCCCGCGCCGTGCCCGGGCTGCACGTGGTCGGCGAGGCGCTGGACGTCGATGCCCCCTGCGGCGGCTACAACCTGCACTGGGCCTGGGCGAGCGGCATCCTGGCAGGGCGCGCTGCCGCCGCGCGGCTGATGGGCTCCGATGACGTGGCGCAGGGCGAGGGACGATAG
- a CDS encoding HAD-IC family P-type ATPase — protein sequence MADEPWGLTAAEVAERMARGDVNADVDVKTRSVGQIVRENVCTLFNAINVILAAFVLLTGSYKNMLFMIVIVCNVVIGIVQEIRSKITTDRLSIVAGSHATVIRDGARTQVALHDIVRDDVVVLGRGDQVPADAVVVSGEADVNESLLTGESNLIKKASGAELMSGSFVNAGTVCARVVHVGHENYAAKISAEAKQHKKVNSEIMNSLNGIIKFVSCVIFPVGALLFARMFFSGEEVALNQAILSTAAALVGMIPEGLILLTSTVLAVAVVRLAKSKVLVQQLYCIETLARVDTLCLDKTGTITTGAMEVAAVVPVAGAGAADAGVKRAGADGAPGDGASGGAAADMAASGGGGVGAVPASPRSAGYAAELDVALASLAAADDDPNETAQAVAAYYAARPAVRPLAPMRTVPFSSDKKWSGAAFEGRAYVMGAGRFVMGDAFDAFEEQAGELAATARVLAVARVEGFDPDGAIVGAPALLGFVCIHDQIRATAAQTIGYFKDQGVSVNVISGDDPRTVAGIAAQVGVEGAEEYVDATTLETPEQVADALRRYHVFGRVKPEQKKQFVVALQEQGHVVAMTGDGVNDTLALKQADCSVAMAAGSDAARNVAQLVLVDNDFASMPKVVAEGRRSINNLQRSASLFLVKTLLSMTLAVLFVLLPWQYPFQPIQMTLISAFTIGIPSFVLALEPNKERIRGRFLENVIVKSIPGAVCAVLGVLAVNAVGRLALGLDYGQVSTLCVLLTAWVGVMLIIRLSVPFTPIRTALLVVVVGGTVLGATLLHGLFGIEPFTVPMAVLLAVCAVAASALFHWLYGVFGRWHEARLARWA from the coding sequence ATGGCCGACGAACCCTGGGGACTGACCGCCGCGGAGGTGGCCGAGCGCATGGCGCGCGGCGACGTGAACGCCGACGTGGACGTGAAGACGCGCTCCGTGGGCCAGATCGTGCGGGAGAACGTCTGCACGCTGTTCAACGCCATCAACGTGATCTTAGCGGCGTTCGTGCTGCTCACCGGTTCGTACAAGAACATGCTGTTCATGATCGTCATCGTGTGCAATGTCGTGATAGGCATCGTGCAGGAGATCCGCTCGAAGATCACCACCGACCGTTTGAGCATCGTGGCGGGCTCGCACGCCACGGTCATCCGCGACGGCGCGCGCACCCAGGTGGCGTTGCATGACATCGTGCGCGACGACGTGGTGGTGCTCGGCCGCGGTGACCAGGTGCCGGCCGACGCCGTGGTGGTATCCGGCGAGGCCGACGTGAACGAGAGCCTGCTCACCGGCGAGAGCAACCTCATAAAGAAGGCTTCCGGCGCCGAGCTCATGAGCGGTTCGTTCGTGAATGCCGGCACCGTGTGCGCCCGGGTGGTGCACGTGGGCCACGAGAACTACGCGGCGAAGATCAGCGCCGAGGCCAAGCAGCACAAGAAGGTCAACTCCGAGATCATGAACAGCTTGAACGGCATCATCAAGTTCGTGAGCTGCGTCATCTTCCCCGTGGGAGCGTTGCTGTTCGCGCGCATGTTCTTCAGCGGCGAGGAGGTGGCGCTGAACCAGGCCATCCTGTCAACGGCGGCGGCGCTCGTGGGCATGATCCCCGAGGGGCTCATCCTGCTCACGTCCACGGTGCTGGCGGTGGCCGTGGTGCGCCTGGCCAAGAGCAAGGTGCTGGTGCAGCAGCTCTACTGCATCGAGACGCTTGCGCGCGTGGACACGCTCTGCCTGGACAAGACGGGCACCATCACCACGGGGGCCATGGAGGTGGCGGCCGTGGTGCCGGTTGCAGGCGCGGGTGCGGCGGATGCTGGCGTGAAGAGGGCGGGCGCGGACGGTGCTCCGGGCGATGGCGCGTCCGGGGGTGCCGCGGCGGACATGGCGGCGTCGGGGGGCGGCGGCGTGGGGGCGGTTCCCGCCTCGCCGCGGAGTGCCGGATACGCGGCCGAACTCGACGTGGCGCTGGCCTCGCTCGCCGCGGCGGACGACGACCCGAACGAGACGGCGCAGGCCGTCGCCGCGTACTATGCTGCGCGCCCCGCCGTGCGCCCGCTCGCGCCCATGCGCACGGTGCCGTTCTCCTCCGATAAGAAGTGGTCGGGCGCGGCCTTCGAAGGCCGCGCCTACGTCATGGGTGCCGGCAGGTTCGTGATGGGAGACGCGTTCGACGCGTTCGAGGAGCAGGCGGGCGAGCTGGCCGCCACGGCGCGCGTGCTCGCCGTGGCGCGCGTGGAGGGCTTCGACCCCGACGGCGCCATCGTGGGCGCGCCGGCGCTGCTCGGGTTCGTGTGCATCCACGACCAGATACGCGCCACGGCCGCCCAGACGATCGGCTATTTCAAGGACCAGGGCGTTTCCGTGAACGTCATCTCCGGCGACGACCCGCGCACGGTGGCGGGCATTGCGGCCCAGGTGGGCGTCGAGGGCGCGGAAGAGTACGTGGACGCCACGACGCTCGAGACTCCCGAGCAGGTGGCCGACGCCTTGCGTCGCTACCACGTTTTCGGCCGCGTGAAGCCCGAGCAGAAGAAGCAGTTCGTCGTGGCGTTGCAGGAGCAGGGCCATGTGGTGGCCATGACCGGCGACGGCGTGAACGACACGCTGGCCCTCAAGCAGGCCGACTGCTCGGTCGCCATGGCGGCCGGCTCGGACGCGGCGCGCAACGTGGCCCAGCTCGTGCTCGTGGACAACGACTTCGCCAGCATGCCCAAGGTGGTGGCCGAGGGGCGGCGCTCCATCAACAACCTCCAGCGCTCGGCGTCGCTGTTCTTGGTGAAGACGCTTTTGTCCATGACGCTGGCGGTGCTGTTCGTGCTGCTGCCGTGGCAGTACCCGTTCCAGCCCATCCAGATGACGCTCATCAGCGCGTTCACCATCGGCATCCCGTCGTTCGTGCTGGCGCTCGAGCCCAACAAGGAGCGCATACGCGGCCGCTTCCTGGAGAACGTCATCGTGAAGTCCATCCCCGGCGCCGTGTGCGCGGTGCTGGGCGTGCTGGCCGTGAACGCGGTGGGCCGCCTGGCGCTGGGGCTGGACTACGGCCAGGTGTCAACGCTGTGCGTGCTGCTCACGGCCTGGGTGGGCGTCATGCTCATCATCCGGCTGTCCGTGCCGTTCACGCCCATCCGCACCGCGCTTCTGGTCGTGGTGGTGGGTGGCACCGTGCTGGGCGCCACGCTGCTGCACGGGCTGTTCGGCATCGAGCCGTTCACCGTGCCTATGGCCGTGCTGCTCGCCGTCTGCGCCGTTGCGGCGTCGGCGCTGTTCCACTGGCTGTACGGCGTGTTCGGCCGCTGGCACGAGGCCAGGCTCGCCCGCTGGGCGTAA
- a CDS encoding efflux RND transporter periplasmic adaptor subunit, producing the protein MMALRRNRRGDGADERASWSDGGATAPVSAHPIGAAAGEDASARIVPAAPAAPAMPAAEPAPQAAPGATAALAGIPHANVPGSTDPLGPADLVDAEALADMRAFNDLKAKRKKQRKRKIIIGVASTVAVLAVAGGAFAWYTADQAAKALQNMAPQTGFVEQGTFVETVSASDNLQPVASVSATPEVDGIVGEVLVAEGDAVEEGQTLFTVVNDELDKAVNQAAQGIEEAKNGVAQAQNAVNDAYHAKSAGQQAAATAQAQAQAAAAAAKEAGGAAVESFAGEQASFDESSADSAIRSAELALSNANLALQNAQSAYDEAVARAAKRTVTASIAGSVVAVNIEPGKALGATASAATSPVQIADLSQMTVSINVNEIDILKISADQTAEVTFTAAPDLTLPATVVSIATTSAGSGDPSGGAMYGGMGGAVTYAVKLLIAEPDPRLKPGMTAKATITTTTIDNALMVPISAVQSDGAGGSFVMVLTDPETQEMDMREVEVVASDGLTSVVKGQVKAGDEVVVSGGAGGAPGDMGMEAGGMAAADSAGSVMVG; encoded by the coding sequence ATGATGGCACTGCGACGCAACCGGCGGGGAGACGGCGCGGACGAGCGCGCATCCTGGAGCGACGGCGGGGCGACGGCGCCGGTGTCTGCGCATCCCATCGGTGCAGCGGCGGGCGAGGACGCCTCCGCGCGCATCGTTCCTGCGGCGCCCGCCGCCCCCGCGATGCCCGCCGCCGAGCCCGCGCCGCAGGCGGCCCCCGGCGCGACCGCCGCGCTCGCCGGCATCCCGCATGCTAACGTCCCCGGCTCAACCGACCCGTTGGGTCCCGCGGACCTGGTCGACGCCGAGGCGCTCGCCGACATGCGGGCGTTCAACGACCTCAAGGCGAAGCGCAAGAAGCAGCGCAAGCGCAAGATCATCATCGGCGTCGCATCGACCGTGGCGGTGCTCGCCGTCGCGGGCGGCGCGTTCGCATGGTACACGGCCGACCAGGCGGCCAAGGCGTTGCAGAACATGGCCCCGCAGACCGGCTTCGTGGAGCAGGGCACCTTCGTCGAGACGGTGTCGGCCTCCGACAACCTGCAACCCGTCGCGTCGGTGAGCGCCACGCCCGAGGTGGACGGCATCGTGGGCGAGGTGCTCGTGGCCGAAGGCGATGCGGTGGAAGAGGGCCAGACACTGTTCACCGTGGTCAACGACGAATTGGACAAAGCGGTGAACCAGGCGGCCCAGGGGATCGAGGAGGCAAAGAACGGCGTGGCCCAAGCCCAGAACGCCGTGAACGACGCCTACCACGCCAAGTCCGCCGGCCAGCAGGCGGCCGCGACCGCGCAAGCCCAAGCGCAAGCCGCCGCGGCGGCAGCCAAGGAGGCCGGGGGAGCTGCGGTCGAATCGTTCGCCGGCGAGCAGGCGTCCTTCGACGAGTCCAGCGCGGATTCCGCCATCAGGTCGGCCGAACTCGCCTTGAGCAACGCGAACCTCGCGCTGCAGAACGCGCAGAGCGCTTACGACGAGGCCGTCGCGCGCGCCGCCAAGCGCACGGTGACCGCCTCCATCGCCGGCAGCGTCGTCGCGGTGAACATCGAGCCCGGCAAGGCGCTCGGGGCCACGGCGAGCGCCGCGACCTCGCCCGTGCAGATCGCCGACCTGTCGCAGATGACCGTCTCCATCAACGTGAACGAGATCGACATCCTCAAGATCAGCGCCGACCAGACCGCCGAAGTCACGTTCACCGCCGCCCCCGACCTCACGCTGCCCGCCACCGTGGTGAGCATCGCCACCACGTCGGCCGGCTCCGGCGACCCGTCGGGCGGCGCCATGTACGGCGGCATGGGCGGCGCCGTCACGTACGCGGTGAAACTGCTCATCGCCGAGCCCGACCCGCGCCTCAAGCCCGGCATGACCGCCAAGGCCACCATCACCACGACCACCATCGACAACGCGCTCATGGTGCCCATCTCGGCCGTGCAGTCCGACGGCGCGGGCGGCAGCTTCGTGATGGTGCTCACCGACCCCGAGACGCAGGAGATGGACATGCGCGAGGTGGAGGTCGTCGCGTCGGACGGTCTCACGTCTGTCGTGAAGGGCCAGGTGAAGGCCGGCGACGAGGTGGTTGTGAGCGGAGGCGCGGGCGGCGCGCCGGGCGACATGGGCATGGAGGCCGGCGGCATGGCCGCGGCCGACTCCGCCGGCAGCGTCATGGTGGGGTAG
- a CDS encoding cob(I)yrinic acid a,c-diamide adenosyltransferase → MEQGKVQVYTGDGKGKTTAAAGLALRAAGEGLRVYFGQFMKHGETGEVSAFRAMPLPGAPVTTEQFGTGDELSAPDPLRDAQAACDGLARTIKAMNSGNYDVVVLDEANVADSLGYFEPGALLDAIREKPEGVELVVTGRGASDEVMAAADLVTEMREVKHYYHDGVPARRGIEF, encoded by the coding sequence ATGGAGCAGGGCAAGGTGCAGGTGTACACGGGCGACGGCAAGGGCAAGACCACGGCCGCCGCCGGGCTGGCCCTGCGCGCGGCGGGCGAGGGCCTGCGCGTGTACTTCGGGCAGTTCATGAAGCACGGCGAGACCGGCGAGGTCAGCGCGTTCAGGGCGATGCCCCTGCCGGGCGCGCCGGTGACGACCGAGCAGTTCGGCACGGGCGACGAGCTGTCCGCCCCCGACCCGCTGCGCGACGCGCAGGCGGCCTGCGACGGCCTAGCCCGCACAATCAAGGCCATGAACAGCGGAAACTACGATGTCGTGGTTCTCGACGAGGCGAACGTGGCCGATTCGCTCGGCTACTTCGAACCGGGCGCCCTGCTGGACGCCATCCGCGAGAAGCCCGAGGGGGTCGAGCTCGTCGTCACGGGCCGCGGCGCCAGCGACGAGGTCATGGCCGCAGCCGACCTCGTGACCGAGATGCGCGAGGTGAAGCACTATTACCATGACGGCGTTCCCGCGCGGCGCGGCATCGAGTTCTAG